The following are encoded together in the Cohaesibacter gelatinilyticus genome:
- a CDS encoding carbohydrate ABC transporter permease, with amino-acid sequence MNTHLPPADASDPTKNNSPQKTKGLGLSLSYFLEPYLYLSPALLLIGLVILVPLVIGVSYSFQSIALLQPFKTGWIGLDNYRALFTDAKFLVAIKNTFWWTLYCVTLQFLLGLGLAMLLNTKFHGKKLIQALVFLPWAVPSLLSALTWAWLFNPVIGPLPHWLAALGILAEPFNILGDKDLALWGPIVANIWFGIPFFAITLLAALQSIPADMYEAADIDGATSWQRFTKITLPFLAPMIAITVMLRTIWIANFADLIYVMTGGGPANSTQILSSYIFTTAFRKLDFGYASAVAVVLLLLMLLYAAILLKMRKKLVKV; translated from the coding sequence ATGAACACTCACCTCCCGCCTGCCGATGCATCGGATCCAACCAAGAATAATTCGCCACAAAAGACCAAGGGTCTTGGATTGTCGTTGTCTTATTTTCTTGAACCCTATCTCTATTTGTCTCCGGCTTTGTTGTTGATTGGTCTGGTGATCCTGGTGCCATTGGTTATCGGAGTTTCCTATTCATTCCAATCCATCGCTCTGTTGCAACCCTTCAAAACCGGTTGGATTGGTCTGGACAATTATCGTGCCCTTTTCACAGATGCGAAATTCCTGGTGGCGATCAAGAATACTTTTTGGTGGACTCTCTATTGCGTAACCTTGCAATTTTTGCTCGGCCTTGGCCTTGCGATGCTGCTTAATACCAAGTTTCATGGCAAGAAGCTGATCCAGGCGCTTGTTTTTCTGCCTTGGGCTGTGCCGAGCCTGTTGTCTGCGCTCACCTGGGCCTGGTTATTCAATCCGGTCATTGGGCCTTTGCCGCATTGGTTGGCGGCCCTGGGTATTCTGGCTGAACCCTTCAATATTCTGGGTGACAAGGATTTGGCTCTCTGGGGGCCGATTGTGGCCAATATCTGGTTTGGTATTCCTTTTTTCGCCATCACTCTTCTAGCGGCGCTGCAATCCATTCCAGCTGATATGTATGAAGCTGCTGATATCGATGGTGCGACATCATGGCAGCGTTTCACGAAAATCACCTTGCCATTCCTGGCACCGATGATCGCGATCACGGTTATGTTGCGGACCATTTGGATCGCCAATTTTGCCGATCTGATTTACGTCATGACCGGAGGTGGTCCGGCCAATTCCACCCAAATTTTGTCATCCTACATTTTCACGACAGCTTTCCGGAAACTTGATTTCGGTTATGCCTCGGCAGTTGCTGTCGTCCTGCTGCTTCTGATGCTGCTTTATGCTGCTATCCTTCTGAAAATGCGGAAGAAACTGGTGAAGGTATGA